From one Plantibacter flavus genomic stretch:
- the kdpA gene encoding potassium-transporting ATPase subunit KdpA — translation MQTLFAILQVSTLVLVLVLLYRPLGEYLARVYTSGKDFAVERGFYRVIGVDARSEQTWQAYLRGVLAFSLVGVLLVYALQRAQAVLPFALGLPAVPEGLSFNTAASFVANTNWQSYSPEVTMGYTVQLTGLAVQNFVSAAVGIAVAIALVRGFASRRSGTIGNFWVDLTRGTLRVLLPLSVVMAVVLIAGGTIQNLNGFTDVTTITGATQTIPGGPVASQEAIKLLGTNGGGFFNANSAHPFENPTAWTSLVQNILMLAIPFSLPRTFGRMVGDHKQGYTILAVMGVIFLASFSILTALEARGLGAAPMAAGGAMEGKEQRFGVFASTLFGSTSTLTSTGAVNSMHDSYTALGGMMPMINMMLGEIAPGGVGSGLYGMLVLAVIAVFIGGLLVGRTPEYLGKKIGPREIKLASLYILVTPTLVLAGTALSFAIPGVRSDVETTSIWNPGLHGLSEVLYAFTSASNNNGSAFAGLTANTPWFNTALGVAMLLGRFVPIVLVLALAGSLAAQDRVPSTAGTLPTNRPQFVGLLTGVAVIITALTYFPVLALGPLAEGLS, via the coding sequence ATGCAGACCCTCTTCGCGATCCTGCAGGTCTCGACCCTCGTCCTGGTCCTCGTACTGCTCTACCGTCCACTCGGCGAGTACCTCGCCCGCGTGTACACCTCCGGCAAGGACTTCGCCGTCGAGCGCGGCTTCTACCGCGTGATCGGTGTCGACGCCCGCTCCGAGCAGACCTGGCAGGCCTACCTCCGCGGGGTGCTCGCCTTCTCGCTCGTCGGCGTCCTCCTCGTCTACGCCCTCCAGCGTGCGCAGGCCGTCCTCCCCTTCGCACTCGGCCTCCCCGCCGTCCCCGAGGGACTGTCGTTCAACACGGCCGCGTCGTTCGTCGCCAACACCAACTGGCAGTCGTACTCCCCCGAAGTCACGATGGGCTACACCGTGCAGCTCACGGGCCTCGCGGTGCAGAACTTCGTCTCCGCCGCCGTCGGCATCGCCGTCGCCATCGCCCTCGTCCGCGGGTTCGCGAGTCGCCGCAGCGGCACCATCGGCAACTTCTGGGTCGACCTCACCCGTGGCACCCTCCGCGTGCTGCTGCCGCTCTCCGTCGTCATGGCGGTCGTGCTGATCGCGGGCGGGACCATCCAGAACCTCAACGGCTTCACCGACGTCACGACCATCACGGGCGCGACGCAGACCATCCCCGGCGGACCGGTCGCCTCGCAGGAGGCCATCAAGCTCCTCGGCACGAACGGCGGCGGGTTCTTCAACGCGAACTCCGCGCACCCCTTCGAGAACCCGACCGCGTGGACGAGCCTCGTCCAGAACATCCTCATGCTCGCGATCCCGTTCTCCCTGCCGCGCACCTTCGGCCGCATGGTCGGCGACCACAAGCAGGGCTACACGATCCTCGCGGTCATGGGCGTCATCTTCCTCGCCTCGTTCTCGATCCTCACGGCGCTCGAAGCCCGCGGCCTCGGAGCGGCACCGATGGCCGCCGGCGGCGCGATGGAGGGCAAGGAGCAGCGTTTCGGCGTCTTCGCCTCGACGCTGTTCGGCTCGACCTCGACACTCACCTCGACGGGTGCCGTCAACTCGATGCACGACTCCTACACGGCACTCGGCGGCATGATGCCGATGATCAACATGATGCTCGGCGAGATCGCCCCCGGCGGCGTCGGCTCAGGCCTGTACGGCATGCTCGTGCTCGCCGTCATCGCCGTGTTCATCGGTGGGCTGCTCGTCGGCCGGACCCCGGAGTACCTCGGCAAGAAGATCGGCCCACGGGAGATCAAGCTCGCGAGCCTGTACATCCTCGTGACGCCGACCCTCGTGCTCGCCGGCACCGCACTGAGCTTCGCCATCCCCGGCGTCCGTTCGGACGTGGAGACGACGTCGATCTGGAACCCGGGCCTCCATGGCCTGTCCGAGGTCCTCTACGCCTTCACCTCCGCGTCGAACAACAACGGTTCCGCGTTCGCCGGCCTCACGGCGAACACCCCGTGGTTCAACACGGCGCTCGGCGTCGCGATGCTGCTCGGCCGCTTCGTCCCGATCGTGCTCGTCCTCGCGCTCGCCGGTTCGCTGGCTGCACAGGACCGGGTGCCGTCGACCGCCGGAACGCTCCCGACCAACCGGCCGCAGTTCGTCGGCCTCCTCACCGGTGTCGCAGTGATCATCACCGCACTCACGTACTTCCCCGTACTCGCGCTGGGTCCCCTGGCGGAAGGGCTGTCATGA
- a CDS encoding sensor histidine kinase — MQRGRLRVLLGAAPGVGKTYAMLEEGHRLAAEGVDVVVAVVETHGRAATAALTEGLETLPRRGVEHRGVTLDEMDLEAVLARRPGLALVDELAHTNAPGSTNDKRWQDVEALLAAGVSVLSTVNIQHIESLNDVVRQITGVPQRETIPDAVLRAADQIELIDLAPQALRDRLAGGRVYPAERIDAALSNYFRLGNLTALRELALLWLADEVDSALRDYRAEHGIDSTWEARERVVVALTGGPEGETLLRRGARIAARSSGGELIAVHVTTQDGLRTANPGALAQQRALVDTLGGTFHQVVGDDVPRALVDFAKAANATQLVIGVSRRSRLSAAVTGPGIGNTVIRESGNIDVHIVNHEAAGGRFRLPKLGGALSARRHIAGFALALIGGPLVTWLLHLARTEESITSEVLSYQLLVVLVALVGGFWPAVFAAVLSGVTLDFVFVQPLYTVTIDDPAHLVALVLYVVIAVIVSGVVDLSARRARTARRAAAESELLATVAGSVLRGEGALQALVSRTRESFSLAGVRLVAGEQVLAVDGEPTRGGDFTSIPIGTRAVLELHGGVLAASDRRLLAVIAAQLDASLEHTDLRATAQEVGPLAATDRVRSALLSAVSHDLRRPLAAATAAVTGLRATDVELTTADRRDLLETADDSLRTLAALVTNLLDVSRLQAGVLAVTVAPIDVEDAILPAFDELGIGPHDAELDLAPELPPVLADAGLLQRVIVNLLTNAQRFSPDDTPVRIATSGFRDAVEIRIVDHGPGIAPDRREDVFVPFQRLGDTDNLTGLGLGLALSKGFVEGMGGTLEPEDTPGGGLTMVVSLPAARDQEGSAR; from the coding sequence ATGCAGCGCGGACGACTCCGGGTGCTCCTCGGCGCGGCCCCCGGCGTCGGCAAGACGTACGCGATGCTCGAGGAGGGTCACCGTCTCGCCGCGGAGGGCGTCGACGTGGTCGTCGCGGTCGTCGAGACCCACGGCCGGGCCGCGACCGCCGCCCTGACGGAGGGGCTCGAGACCTTGCCGCGTCGGGGCGTGGAGCACCGGGGCGTGACGCTCGACGAGATGGACCTCGAGGCCGTCCTCGCGCGCCGCCCCGGACTCGCGCTCGTCGACGAACTGGCCCACACGAACGCCCCCGGTTCAACGAACGACAAGCGCTGGCAGGACGTGGAGGCCCTGCTCGCCGCCGGTGTCTCCGTGCTCTCGACGGTGAACATCCAGCACATCGAGTCGCTCAACGACGTCGTCCGGCAGATCACCGGGGTGCCGCAGCGGGAGACGATCCCTGACGCCGTGCTGCGGGCGGCCGACCAGATCGAACTCATCGACCTCGCTCCACAGGCCCTCCGCGACCGGCTCGCCGGCGGCCGGGTCTACCCGGCCGAACGGATCGACGCCGCACTGTCCAACTACTTCCGCCTCGGCAACCTCACGGCACTGCGCGAGTTGGCGCTGCTGTGGCTGGCCGACGAGGTCGATTCCGCCCTCCGCGACTACCGCGCCGAACACGGCATCGACAGCACCTGGGAGGCGCGTGAGCGGGTCGTCGTCGCCCTCACCGGCGGACCGGAGGGCGAGACCCTGCTCCGGCGCGGCGCCCGGATCGCAGCCCGCTCCTCCGGTGGTGAGCTCATCGCGGTGCATGTGACGACGCAGGACGGCCTCCGCACCGCGAACCCCGGCGCACTCGCGCAGCAGCGAGCGCTCGTCGACACCCTCGGCGGCACCTTCCACCAGGTCGTCGGCGACGACGTCCCCCGCGCGCTCGTGGACTTCGCGAAGGCGGCGAACGCGACGCAGCTCGTCATCGGCGTCAGCCGGCGCAGTCGCCTGTCCGCCGCCGTGACGGGGCCCGGCATCGGCAACACGGTCATCCGCGAGTCGGGCAACATCGACGTCCACATCGTCAACCACGAGGCGGCGGGCGGCCGGTTCCGGCTGCCGAAGCTCGGCGGCGCTCTGAGCGCACGGCGCCACATCGCGGGCTTCGCGCTCGCGCTCATCGGCGGGCCGCTCGTCACCTGGCTCCTCCACCTCGCCCGCACCGAGGAGTCGATCACGAGCGAGGTGCTGTCCTACCAGCTGCTCGTCGTGCTCGTCGCGCTCGTCGGCGGGTTCTGGCCGGCGGTGTTCGCGGCCGTCCTGTCCGGGGTCACGCTCGACTTCGTCTTCGTCCAACCGCTCTACACCGTGACCATCGACGACCCGGCGCACCTCGTGGCGCTCGTGCTCTACGTCGTCATCGCGGTGATCGTGAGCGGGGTCGTCGACCTCTCGGCCCGGCGGGCTCGCACGGCCAGGCGCGCGGCCGCGGAGTCCGAGCTGCTCGCGACGGTCGCGGGCAGCGTGCTCCGCGGCGAGGGTGCCCTGCAGGCACTCGTCAGCCGGACCCGTGAGTCCTTCTCGCTCGCCGGGGTGCGCCTCGTCGCGGGTGAGCAGGTCCTCGCGGTCGACGGCGAACCGACCCGCGGAGGCGACTTCACGAGCATCCCGATCGGCACCCGCGCGGTGCTCGAACTGCACGGTGGGGTGCTCGCCGCCTCCGACCGCCGCCTACTCGCCGTCATCGCGGCGCAGCTCGACGCCTCGCTCGAGCACACCGATCTGCGCGCCACCGCCCAGGAGGTCGGCCCTCTGGCCGCGACCGACCGGGTGCGGAGCGCGCTGCTCTCGGCGGTCAGTCACGACCTCCGGCGCCCCCTCGCCGCCGCGACCGCCGCCGTCACCGGACTGCGCGCGACCGACGTCGAACTCACCACGGCGGACCGCCGCGACCTCCTCGAAACCGCGGACGACAGCCTGCGCACGCTCGCGGCCCTCGTCACCAATCTGCTCGACGTCAGTCGCCTCCAGGCCGGTGTCCTCGCCGTGACCGTCGCACCGATCGACGTCGAGGACGCGATCCTGCCGGCCTTCGACGAGCTCGGCATCGGCCCGCACGACGCCGAGCTCGATCTCGCACCCGAGCTGCCACCCGTCCTCGCGGACGCCGGTCTCCTCCAGCGCGTCATCGTGAACCTCCTGACGAACGCGCAGCGTTTCAGTCCCGACGACACCCCCGTCCGGATCGCGACGAGCGGGTTCCGCGACGCCGTCGAGATCCGCATCGTAGATCACGGCCCGGGTATCGCACCCGACCGGCGGGAGGACGTATTCGTCCCCTTCCAGCGGCTCGGCGACACCGACAACCTCACCGGTCTCGGCCTGGGGCTCGCGCTGTCGAAGGGCTTCGTCGAGGGGATGGGTGGCACACTCGAACCGGAGGACACGCCGGGTGGGGGTCTCACCATGGTGGTGTCGCTGCCGGCGGCACGTGATCAGGAGGGGAGCGCTCGATGA
- a CDS encoding threonine/serine ThrE exporter family protein has protein sequence MRSLLSQLAGGVRGAAPEGVDEQAVVRLNAERPVREVLELAGRIGESMLALGAAAAEVTDAIRRVCRAFDLECQVDLTFTSILIAHDGSERSPGVTVLRVVRSPAADFDRLAKVVVVAEGITRRSEPIMTVTDVARDEEADVLDELHARLGTAHRDLDRILTARRTYRRGFITVLLSTMAAAVAVLLGGGVVSMLLAAATTALIDSAFRALNVWKLPVFFLQLTGAAIATTVAVLISILSPYVPADLSALPPALIVASGIVVLLAGASLVGAADDAINGFPVTASGRLVEVMLLTIGIVVGIGGVLDLARRLGISLVLFDLPVSPWPVAVQIVGAAVASAAWAMASYAALRAAFFAGVTGAIAFSVFVFVSGSGVAPAAASALAALVIGFAAEALGPRLRIPAIILTICGIVPLLPGLAIYRGMLALVNGEQGSEGFEQLLQAGLTGLALAAGVTFGEILARRSGVSGRVLLPGYIRRSKRHPR, from the coding sequence ATGCGTTCGCTGCTGAGTCAGCTGGCCGGGGGAGTCCGAGGAGCGGCGCCGGAGGGTGTCGACGAGCAGGCGGTCGTCCGCCTCAACGCCGAACGGCCCGTGCGCGAAGTGCTCGAATTGGCCGGCCGGATCGGTGAGTCGATGCTGGCGCTCGGAGCCGCAGCGGCCGAGGTCACCGACGCCATCCGCCGGGTCTGCCGCGCGTTCGACCTCGAATGCCAGGTCGACCTCACCTTCACCTCCATCCTCATCGCGCACGACGGGTCCGAGCGGTCACCGGGGGTCACGGTGCTGCGCGTCGTCCGTTCGCCCGCAGCCGACTTCGACCGGCTCGCGAAGGTCGTCGTGGTCGCCGAAGGGATCACCCGTCGCTCCGAGCCGATCATGACCGTCACCGACGTCGCCCGCGACGAGGAGGCGGACGTGCTCGACGAACTGCACGCCCGCCTCGGCACCGCCCATCGCGACCTCGACCGCATCCTCACCGCCCGTCGCACCTACCGTCGCGGCTTCATCACCGTGCTGCTGTCGACCATGGCCGCGGCCGTCGCCGTCCTCCTCGGCGGCGGCGTGGTCTCGATGCTGCTCGCCGCAGCCACCACGGCACTCATCGACAGCGCGTTCCGGGCCCTGAACGTCTGGAAGCTGCCCGTCTTCTTCCTCCAACTCACCGGAGCGGCCATCGCCACGACGGTCGCCGTCCTCATCTCCATCCTCAGCCCCTACGTCCCGGCGGACCTCTCCGCGCTGCCCCCAGCCCTCATCGTGGCGTCCGGCATCGTCGTCCTCCTCGCCGGCGCTTCACTCGTCGGGGCGGCCGACGACGCGATCAACGGGTTCCCGGTCACCGCAAGCGGACGCCTCGTCGAGGTGATGCTCCTCACCATCGGGATCGTCGTCGGCATCGGTGGGGTGCTCGACCTCGCCCGACGACTCGGCATCTCGCTCGTCCTCTTCGACCTCCCCGTGAGCCCCTGGCCGGTCGCCGTGCAGATCGTCGGAGCGGCCGTCGCCTCGGCAGCCTGGGCGATGGCCTCGTACGCGGCCCTCCGCGCGGCGTTCTTCGCGGGCGTGACCGGCGCCATCGCGTTCTCGGTGTTCGTGTTCGTGTCCGGCAGCGGCGTCGCCCCGGCGGCGGCCAGTGCGCTCGCCGCACTCGTGATCGGGTTCGCTGCGGAGGCGCTCGGCCCGCGGCTGCGGATCCCGGCGATCATCCTGACGATCTGCGGGATCGTCCCGCTGCTGCCCGGGCTCGCGATCTACCGCGGCATGCTCGCCCTCGTGAACGGTGAGCAGGGTTCGGAGGGCTTCGAGCAGCTCCTGCAGGCGGGGCTCACCGGCCTCGCGCTCGCCGCGGGCGTCACCTTCGGCGAGATCCTCGCGCGTCGCTCGGGTGTCTCCGGCCGGGTGCTGTTGCCCGGGTACATCCGGCGCTCCAAGCGCCATCCGCGCTGA
- the kdpC gene encoding potassium-transporting ATPase subunit KdpC yields MSASRSGIAQYWVAIRAMLALTVVLGVGYPLIVTGIGQATMSWQANGSAVTEGGETIGSALIGQSFTDADGKPLPQWFQSRPSAAGDGYDGGASSGSNLGPENTDLVASIEERRAAIAAFEDVDPSSIPADALTASASGLDPHISPAYALLQVPRVAAERGLDEGEVRALVERLTLGPDLGYLGESTVNVLQLNLAVARLNG; encoded by the coding sequence ATGAGTGCCTCCCGCAGCGGCATCGCCCAGTACTGGGTCGCCATCAGGGCCATGCTCGCCCTCACCGTCGTCCTCGGCGTCGGCTACCCCCTCATCGTCACCGGCATCGGGCAGGCGACGATGTCCTGGCAGGCGAACGGATCCGCCGTCACCGAGGGTGGCGAGACGATCGGCTCGGCGCTCATCGGGCAGTCGTTCACCGACGCCGACGGCAAGCCGCTGCCGCAGTGGTTCCAGTCGCGTCCGTCGGCGGCCGGCGACGGCTACGACGGTGGCGCGTCGAGCGGCAGCAACCTCGGGCCGGAGAACACCGACCTCGTCGCATCGATCGAGGAGCGCCGCGCGGCCATCGCCGCCTTCGAGGACGTCGATCCGTCGAGCATCCCCGCCGACGCGCTGACGGCCTCCGCGTCCGGCCTCGACCCGCACATCAGCCCGGCCTACGCACTGCTGCAGGTGCCCCGCGTCGCCGCCGAGCGCGGCCTCGACGAGGGTGAGGTCCGTGCCCTCGTCGAGCGCCTGACGCTGGGCCCCGACCTCGGCTACCTTGGGGAGTCCACGGTCAACGTCCTGCAGCTCAACCTCGCCGTGGCCCGACTGAACGGATAA
- a CDS encoding MFS transporter: MSARAGQANPRPALSAPLRRRRGAIFVFMLTLGVGLSSFIVRTPAVRDLVHASTAEMGLILFGISIGSMTGVLSSAAFVRRFGARRPILIGGSAFVTGLALLALMAGAGQGVGVFVGLVGIGLGFGLAEIAINIEGATIEQLSGRSILPVLHGCYSLGSVIGSVAGIALTAIAFPVTIHLLIVVAVALAALLWAIPKIPADTGRQTDTGVGSPGIRAQLAVWRQQRVIFLGLIVLALALAEGAAGDWLPLIMVDGHGTTAAVGSIVFAGFALAMTIGRFAGEPLLARFGKANVLRVSALVSAVGIALVVFSDSVLVAGLAVLLWGLGAALGFPVTLSAAGESDDPTTTVGAVASAGYVAFLVGPPLLGFLGEHFGLRGAMIVVLAVVVLASFLTSAAKPQARQRTAAPTGP, encoded by the coding sequence ATGAGTGCTCGCGCCGGTCAGGCGAACCCCCGCCCCGCGCTGTCCGCCCCTCTTCGGCGGCGGCGCGGGGCGATCTTCGTCTTCATGCTGACCCTCGGGGTCGGCCTGTCATCCTTCATCGTCCGCACGCCCGCGGTCCGCGACCTCGTGCACGCGAGCACCGCCGAGATGGGGCTCATCCTCTTCGGCATCTCGATCGGTTCGATGACGGGCGTCCTGTCCTCGGCGGCGTTCGTCCGCCGCTTCGGCGCCCGACGCCCGATCCTCATCGGTGGTAGCGCCTTCGTCACGGGGCTCGCCCTCCTCGCCCTCATGGCCGGTGCCGGCCAAGGCGTGGGCGTGTTCGTCGGGCTGGTCGGCATCGGCCTAGGTTTCGGCCTTGCCGAGATCGCGATCAACATCGAGGGTGCGACGATCGAGCAGCTGTCCGGACGGTCCATCCTGCCCGTGCTCCACGGCTGCTACAGCCTCGGCTCCGTCATCGGATCCGTCGCCGGCATCGCGCTCACGGCGATCGCCTTCCCCGTGACCATCCACTTGTTGATCGTCGTGGCCGTGGCCCTCGCGGCGCTGCTGTGGGCGATCCCGAAGATCCCGGCCGACACGGGACGTCAGACGGACACGGGGGTCGGCTCCCCCGGCATCCGCGCGCAGCTCGCGGTGTGGCGACAGCAGCGTGTGATCTTCCTCGGACTCATCGTGCTCGCCCTCGCGCTGGCGGAGGGCGCCGCCGGCGACTGGTTGCCGCTGATCATGGTCGACGGACACGGAACCACGGCGGCCGTCGGTTCGATCGTCTTCGCCGGGTTCGCGCTCGCCATGACGATCGGTCGCTTCGCCGGTGAACCGCTCCTCGCCCGCTTCGGCAAGGCCAACGTGCTGCGGGTGAGCGCGCTGGTGTCGGCGGTCGGGATCGCGCTCGTCGTCTTCTCCGACAGTGTGCTCGTCGCGGGGCTCGCGGTCCTGCTCTGGGGGCTCGGAGCGGCGCTCGGCTTCCCGGTGACCCTCTCGGCGGCGGGTGAGAGCGACGATCCGACGACGACCGTCGGCGCCGTCGCTTCGGCCGGCTATGTCGCGTTCCTCGTCGGGCCGCCGCTGCTCGGGTTCCTCGGGGAGCATTTCGGTCTGCGCGGCGCGATGATCGTCGTGCTCGCCGTCGTCGTCCTGGCGTCGTTCCTGACGTCCGCGGCGAAGCCCCAGGCCCGGCAGCGGACGGCCGCGCCGACCGGTCCCTGA
- the kdpF gene encoding K(+)-transporting ATPase subunit F translates to MIVFELLAAVLAVAAVVYLVYALVKPERF, encoded by the coding sequence GTGATCGTCTTCGAACTCCTCGCCGCCGTCCTGGCCGTCGCCGCCGTCGTGTACCTCGTGTACGCGCTCGTGAAACCCGAGAGGTTCTGA
- a CDS encoding response regulator yields the protein MKILIADDDPQILRALRITLTARGYEIITAEDGTAALNAATTHRPDLYLLDLGMPGLDGRQVIEGLRGWTDAPILVVSGRAGSTDKVEALDAGADDYVTKPFAIDELLARVRALTRRVPGAEAEPTVRFGDIVVDLAAKQVTRQTPGASPVTVRLTPTEWQVLELLIRNAGKLVTRQMLLTEIWGPTHVTDTGYLRLYIAQLRKKLEPEPATPRHLLTEAGMGYRFRL from the coding sequence ATGAAGATCCTCATCGCCGACGACGACCCGCAGATCCTCCGGGCCCTGCGCATCACGCTCACCGCCCGCGGCTACGAGATCATCACGGCCGAGGACGGCACCGCCGCGCTCAACGCCGCGACGACGCACCGGCCCGACCTGTACCTGCTCGACCTCGGCATGCCCGGGCTCGACGGGCGGCAGGTGATCGAGGGCCTCCGCGGCTGGACCGACGCGCCGATCCTCGTGGTGTCCGGTCGTGCCGGCTCGACGGACAAGGTCGAGGCGCTCGACGCCGGAGCCGACGACTACGTGACGAAGCCGTTCGCGATCGACGAACTGCTCGCCAGGGTCCGCGCGCTCACCCGGCGGGTCCCCGGTGCCGAGGCGGAACCCACCGTGCGGTTCGGCGATATCGTGGTCGACCTCGCCGCGAAGCAGGTCACAAGGCAGACTCCTGGTGCGTCCCCGGTCACCGTCCGCCTGACGCCGACGGAGTGGCAGGTGCTCGAGCTGCTCATCCGGAACGCCGGCAAGCTCGTGACCCGACAGATGCTGCTCACGGAGATCTGGGGTCCGACGCACGTGACCGACACCGGCTACCTGCGCCTCTACATCGCGCAGCTGCGGAAGAAGCTCGAGCCGGAGCCGGCCACCCCCCGCCATCTGCTCACCGAGGCCGGCATGGGGTACCGCTTCCGACTCTGA
- a CDS encoding SRPBCC family protein — translation MTQIIETIDVDVPVSVAYNQWTRFEDFPKFLDEVESITQVTDTLTEWTVSVAGQTRTFEAEITEQHPDERVAWNSTGGEADHAGVVTFHRLEDAKTRVTVQLDWEPKGLLEHLGSAVGVAGHAVKKDLGNFKQLVETEGQTGQGWRGDVE, via the coding sequence ATGACGCAGATCATCGAGACCATCGACGTGGACGTTCCCGTCTCCGTCGCCTACAACCAGTGGACCCGCTTCGAGGACTTCCCGAAGTTCCTCGACGAGGTCGAGTCGATCACGCAGGTCACCGACACCCTCACCGAGTGGACGGTGAGCGTCGCCGGCCAGACCCGCACCTTCGAAGCGGAGATCACCGAGCAGCACCCGGACGAGCGCGTCGCCTGGAACAGCACGGGCGGCGAGGCGGACCACGCCGGCGTCGTCACCTTCCACCGCCTGGAGGACGCCAAGACGCGCGTCACCGTGCAGCTGGACTGGGAGCCCAAGGGCCTCCTCGAGCACCTCGGTTCCGCCGTCGGTGTGGCCGGACATGCGGTGAAGAAGGACCTCGGCAACTTCAAGCAGCTCGTCGAGACCGAAGGTCAGACCGGGCAGGGATGGCGTGGCGATGTCGAATAA
- the kdpB gene encoding potassium-transporting ATPase subunit KdpB, with product MSTTHTLPAQAEPEQEQDHHHEPAKAAFGPAQLLAATPGAFRKLDPRLMVKNPVMFIVEVGAALTTVLAIAEPFLGGAQESGGSAVPASFTWGIAIWLWLTVVFANLAESVAEGRGKAQADSLRKTRTSTMANQVTAYDASADPSAEHAAIGQVSSADLTLGDVVVVTAGELVPGDGDIVWGIASVDESAITGESAPVVRESGGDRSAVTGGTRVLSDRIVVRITSKPGETFVDRMIGLVEGAARQKTPNEIALNILLASLSIVFVVVALTLNPIASYAAAPVSVPVLIALLVCLIPTTIGALLSAIGIAGMDRLVQRNVLAMSGRAVEAAGDVTTLLLDKTGTITYGNRQAVEFIALRGVTPEELAQAAARSSLSDPTPEGKSIVDLAAERGIHLDGSGAGEIVPFTAQTRMSGLDQPDGVQIRKGAGSAVLAWVESFGSLAEAIRAELQEHVEAVSAGGGTPLVVAQTDTTGTARVLGVVRLKDVVKAGIAERFAELRAMGIRTVMITGDNPLTAKAIAAEAGVDDFLAEATPEQKLELIRKEQEGGNLVAMTGDGTNDAPALAQADVGVAMNTGTSAAKEAGNMVDLDSDPTKLIDIVRIGKQLLITRGALTTFSIANDVAKYFAIIPAMFAGVFPGLALLNIMQLHSPASAILSAIIFNAIIIVILIPLALRGVKYRPLSASKVLSRNLLIYGLGGVIAPFIGIKLIDLVVTLIPGF from the coding sequence ATGTCCACCACGCACACGCTTCCCGCCCAGGCGGAACCCGAGCAGGAGCAGGACCACCACCACGAGCCCGCGAAGGCCGCCTTCGGTCCGGCACAGCTGCTCGCCGCGACCCCGGGCGCCTTCCGCAAACTCGACCCGCGGCTCATGGTCAAGAACCCGGTCATGTTCATCGTCGAGGTCGGCGCGGCGCTGACCACCGTCCTCGCGATCGCCGAACCGTTCCTCGGTGGGGCGCAGGAATCCGGCGGCTCGGCCGTGCCGGCGTCGTTCACCTGGGGCATCGCGATCTGGCTGTGGCTCACGGTCGTCTTCGCGAACCTCGCGGAGTCCGTGGCCGAGGGCCGCGGCAAGGCGCAGGCCGACAGCCTCCGCAAGACGCGCACCTCGACCATGGCGAACCAGGTCACGGCCTACGACGCCTCGGCTGATCCGTCCGCGGAGCACGCCGCCATCGGCCAGGTCTCCTCGGCGGACCTCACCCTCGGCGACGTCGTCGTGGTGACCGCCGGCGAACTCGTCCCGGGCGACGGCGACATCGTCTGGGGCATCGCCTCGGTCGACGAGTCGGCGATCACGGGCGAGTCGGCCCCGGTCGTCCGCGAGTCCGGTGGCGACCGCAGTGCCGTCACCGGCGGTACCCGCGTGCTGTCCGACCGCATCGTCGTCCGCATCACCTCGAAGCCCGGCGAGACTTTCGTCGACCGCATGATCGGCCTCGTCGAGGGTGCGGCGCGGCAGAAGACGCCGAACGAGATCGCGCTCAACATCCTGCTCGCGAGCCTGTCGATCGTGTTCGTGGTCGTGGCGCTGACGCTCAACCCGATCGCCTCCTATGCGGCGGCTCCCGTCAGCGTCCCGGTCCTCATCGCCCTCCTCGTCTGCCTCATCCCGACGACCATCGGCGCCCTGCTGTCAGCGATCGGCATCGCCGGCATGGACCGACTCGTGCAGCGCAACGTGCTCGCGATGTCCGGTCGTGCGGTCGAGGCCGCCGGCGACGTCACGACCCTGCTGCTCGACAAGACCGGCACCATCACCTACGGCAACCGGCAGGCGGTCGAGTTCATCGCCCTCCGCGGTGTCACGCCGGAGGAGCTCGCGCAGGCCGCCGCCCGGTCCTCGCTCAGCGACCCGACGCCCGAGGGCAAGTCGATCGTCGACCTCGCGGCCGAGCGCGGCATCCACCTGGACGGGTCCGGGGCTGGCGAGATCGTCCCGTTCACCGCGCAGACCCGCATGAGCGGCCTCGACCAGCCGGACGGCGTGCAGATCCGGAAGGGTGCCGGCTCAGCGGTACTGGCCTGGGTGGAGTCGTTCGGATCCCTCGCCGAGGCGATCCGCGCCGAGCTCCAGGAGCACGTCGAGGCGGTGTCCGCCGGCGGCGGCACCCCGCTCGTCGTCGCACAGACCGACACCACCGGCACCGCGCGGGTGCTCGGCGTCGTCCGCCTGAAGGACGTCGTGAAGGCCGGCATCGCGGAGCGGTTCGCCGAGCTGCGCGCCATGGGCATCCGCACGGTCATGATCACGGGTGACAACCCGCTCACCGCCAAGGCGATCGCCGCCGAGGCCGGGGTCGACGACTTCCTGGCCGAGGCGACGCCCGAGCAGAAGCTCGAGCTCATCCGCAAGGAGCAGGAGGGCGGCAACCTCGTCGCGATGACCGGTGACGGGACGAACGACGCTCCGGCGCTCGCGCAGGCCGACGTCGGTGTCGCGATGAACACGGGCACCTCCGCTGCGAAGGAGGCCGGCAACATGGTCGACCTCGACTCCGACCCGACGAAGCTCATCGACATCGTCCGGATCGGCAAGCAGCTGCTCATCACACGAGGCGCCCTCACGACGTTCTCGATCGCGAACGACGTCGCCAAGTACTTCGCGATCATCCCGGCCATGTTCGCCGGGGTGTTCCCGGGGCTCGCTCTGCTCAACATCATGCAGCTGCACTCCCCCGCATCGGCGATCCTCTCGGCGATCATCTTCAACGCGATCATCATCGTGATCCTGATCCCGCTGGCCCTCCGTGGCGTGAAGTACCGACCGCTCAGCGCCTCGAAGGTCCTCAGCCGGAACCTCTTGATCTACGGGCTCGGTGGCGTGATCGCGCCGTTCATCGGCATCAAGCTCATCGACCTCGTCGTCACCCTGATCCCCGGCTTCTAG